From a region of the Tateyamaria omphalii genome:
- the rsmG gene encoding 16S rRNA (guanine(527)-N(7))-methyltransferase RsmG, with protein sequence MNAIPDWASRNVSRETVDKLQAYAALIRKWTPKINLVAKSTLADLEVRHIWDSAQVFEERPGVWADLGTGGGLPGVVVAILAQEQKREMQCILVESDQRKAAFLRTCARELELPIIVMAQRVEDIPPLCAHTISARALASLDMLLGFAQRHLTEDGLCIFQKGAQWRQEVAEAEKNWRFAYEAVPSKTDVEAVVLKIKDIQRV encoded by the coding sequence ATGAACGCGATACCGGACTGGGCATCGCGTAATGTTTCACGTGAAACAGTCGATAAGCTTCAAGCTTACGCTGCGCTGATCCGAAAGTGGACGCCGAAAATCAATCTTGTCGCCAAGTCCACATTGGCTGACCTGGAGGTCAGACATATTTGGGATAGCGCTCAAGTTTTCGAAGAGCGTCCAGGCGTGTGGGCTGATCTTGGTACCGGTGGCGGCCTTCCGGGAGTTGTTGTTGCGATCCTTGCTCAGGAGCAAAAGAGAGAAATGCAATGCATTCTTGTCGAGAGCGACCAGAGGAAAGCAGCTTTTCTTAGAACCTGTGCGCGTGAGTTGGAGCTTCCAATAATCGTCATGGCGCAGCGGGTCGAGGATATCCCGCCGCTATGTGCTCATACTATATCGGCTCGTGCGTTGGCCTCGTTGGACATGTTGCTCGGGTTTGCTCAGCGGCATCTTACAGAAGACGGCTTGTGCATTTTTCAGAAGGGCGCCCAATGGCGGCAAGAAGTGGCTGAAGCTGAAAAAAACTGGCGGTTTGCATATGAGGCTGTGCCCAGTAAAA